A region of the Nymphalis io chromosome 6, ilAglIoxx1.1, whole genome shotgun sequence genome:
GGTCTTGTTCAATTCTAACTGTTTTTGACTTTTATATACGAGGTCTTACTACGATTTATTTTAGGTTATGTAGATATATGTAGCGGTATCTTTTAGCTATTACTTTGAGTAACTATGCTTTTGTTGTAACGACGGTACATAGAAGAGATAGGGAGAATTTTAAGCTCAGTGCTGCTTGAAGTTAACGTTTATAACTTATAGTTGCGGTTCTTGACCAAGTTAAGAAGTCATGTGCAAAGTTAAGGCGCACTCAACGCTAATCTGATGTTGATTTCGTCCCCTTGGCTCGCTTAGACGATACCACAAGTTTCTTCTATCTTCTAAACTGAGAGTTATTCAAAGTCACATTTTAAACAACACAATTGCTTGCAGCGCGTGAAGAAATTAATCTTCCGGAATCGTTGGtacttcattaaattaaataacacttgattcaatttatttacattaaatttaaaaaaaatatctgatttgagattttttagatattaaaaaatatttaatagtaaactttttttttctcactATTATGCCTTTACAAAagactgtttatatatttacgtctaaaaatgtatttcaaaatgACATCATGTGATATTGTAATATCAAGATATGACATtagaaataatatgatattgccGTACTATTGTTTAGTGTTTGTAAACACGATAATGTACCCTTGTTATCAGCACTCGTATGAACTAATACAAACGTAAATTTACACTATGTACATCTAAAGATTAAGTACCACTTGAATTTTATGATTATGTAGAATTCAAATGTATGAAAAACCTTACTTTTTGTTACAAActcataattataaagtattataaagaaaaccgTTTGAATAAGGCAGAACTTATGTtgccatatataaaaaagttcctTATAGAGAGTAGTGAGTGTCAATGGAATTGCTGTCACAAGCGATAGAACAGCTTATATCGCATTCTTAGCAGTATATTGTGCGTATAAGGTgtcgattatatattttttttttatatgcgccgggagggcaaatgactttactccacctaatggtaagtggtagtagagaccaaacgcgacgacggccagtacagtcgggaagaatgttctgtactagccgtagagaacattacatttatttatatttattacagtccCACTGGCTGACCTTTAGGTCCATATCTTTATctctaattacaaatttatattcaaaaaatcaaaaacaaatttatattacttaacatgtaaataaatactaatagtaTTGTAGTGCTAACGGTTTTATGTTAAATGAcgcgtatttattatttccctatattttaataaattaaaggaatttacattttattctcCAGTACTTCCATTGTTACAAATGAATACAGAAACTTACGAAATGTGTACTTTTCTTAAGTTAACAGTGAATTGCGACTTATTGCCGTTTTAAAATTAtctcataataataaactttactatTATTTCACTAACAAATTTTTTGTTAACAACAatgataattaatgaaaaagtaaaatataaaatattcactcgaatatttgacaattaaattaaatgtgcaAAActtgcataataataattagattatgattaataaatgattatgaattaataatttcgttgtacagagcttgtactgtggaaaccagacaactgatatactacatatattatttttcttttgtaaatacatacttatatagataattacacccagactcaggacgaacagacatgttcatgcacacaaatatctgtcctgggtgggtgaaaggcaagcatctaccaaccacgccaaccggttcgaTATAATAGACATATACATAGAATAGacagcgtttttttttatatagaataggaaggtggacgagcatatgggccacctgattttaagtggtcaccaaacgcccttagacattggcattgtaagaaatgtcaacaatcgcttacatagccaataagattttatgtcccttgtgcctgtaattacactggctcactcacccttcaaaccggaacacaacaatatcaagtattgctgttttgcggtagaatatctgatgagtgggtggtacctacctagacgagcttgtacaaagcccttccaccagtgTATTTCTAGTCTGGATTAATCAATTTTGTAAATgcagatttataaaaaaatgtgttctaTAAAGTCACTtcattaatatactataaactCAAATGTTTTTGATTACGTAGGTAAAACTATGGCACATTCCGGATGGAGGTTTATCTATGCACCTGACTGATTGGCTTGTTGAATTGCATGGACACAAGCGCAGAGTTGCATACATCGAATGGCATCCGACTGCTGAAAACATCTTGCTTAGCGCTGGGTTCGATTACTTGGTAAGTATTCTTATAcatcaaataattcaataatactcaaatgtaaaattttaaagaatcGTTAATGAGTGTTTGTGTgctaaaagatattaaaaaatatttttttaaattactcatatcaaacaaaaatataatttaagtaaacatATTGTAAAACACACTAATCGTTATATCTGACTAAGATCTGactttctttcgccggttcgtTTCAAGTAATCCTATTCCATTTTATGTCAATCCATCGAGGAAGATGCTTTAAACTAATTTAGAGACTTTTAAGCCCtaaaaaaaagccaagatggcctagtagtaagaacgcgtaaatcttaaccgatgatcgtgggttcaaacccgggcaagcaccactgagttttatgtgcttaatttgtgtttataattcatctcgtgcttgacggtgaaagaaaacatcgtgaggaaacctgcatgtgtcaaatttcattgaaattttgctacatgtgtattctaccaacccgcattggagcagcgtggtggaataagctccaaaccttctcctcaaaaagggagaggaggctattagcccaacagtgggacattcagacaGTTTAAGAACCTACTGTACGAGATGCCTTTTTTGTTCATTATAGATCTTCGTATGGGACGTGGGTAAAGGAGAGGCGGTGAAGGTGATCGACTGCCACAGTGACGTCATCTACTGCATGTCCTTCAACCGCGACGGGTCGTTGCTCGCCACCACGTGTAAGGACAAGAAGTTGAGAGTCATCGAACCGAGGCGAGGGATCGTTCTATCGGTGAGTCTTTGAAAAGAGTCGGTGTAACGTGATCTAAGTTGTACTCAAACGGTGTATAccagattttatatattgattttgtcTATTGTTTATGGATTGTCCAATAAAATACTACATACTACGCCAATGGCAGAAAGAgtaaagataataaaacaactttgAACTTGAATTGACGAGACATTGTTGGCCGTGATCTAAATGATCTATGGTAGCTactcattatggattcgtggcAAAATAGCATTTTAAATGTGTCGACATTCAAATCGTCATAAAAGAATTTggaaataaaacataagtaatTAAGTGGGAATAGTGTTGTACTACGACTGAACATATACCAACGATGAACTGTTGGTATTGCATAATATAACCGAGCTACTAACAAATCGCacggaatatttaaattagaggTGGATGATGGATCTTAACTCCTCCTGCCACTGGAATATActgctgtatttttattataatttcgctTATCATCATTGTAATGTTCATCCCCAGGAGGGCACGTGTCACTCTGGCACGAAGGCGTCGAAGTGCACCTTCGTCCGGCAGGGCCGCGTGCTGACGACGGGCTTCTCACGCCACAGCGACCGCCAGTACGCGCTGTGGGACCCGCACTCGCTCGCCGCGCCGCTGCTGCAGGAGACCATCGACAGCTCCTCGGGCGTCGTCTTCCCCTACTACGACCACGACACCAACATGGTGGGCGCCCATTCGGCAAAGACTTACTATCCGTATTGTGCAgtttactaataaattacttCCACCAGGTTTATCTGGCTGGCAAAGGCGATGGAAATATACGCTATTACGAGGTGGTTGACGAGCCCCCGTATATACATTTCCTGAACCAGTTTCTGTCTGGTAATCCTCAGGTAAGATAAACAAAGTATAACAATATGtgtaattatactattttattaaactatttacaaaaaaaaaccgatgATCATTGaaatcgatttatttaatttcatagtcaataattatataattttaaaccaattaaCGAAATACATTTCGTAATTTATCGAGGAATAATGGGATGTCTATCCTATGAACTGAAGTAACGCCATTTATTACGccataagtaaaattaatagaatGGAACACATTATACAGcttaggatatatatatatatatcctaagCTGTATAATGtgttccatatatatatatatatatatatataaatatatatatatatatatatggaacacatatatatataataaaaatacagcagTATATTCCAGTGGCAGGAGGAGTTAAGAtccatatagatatatatatatatatatatatatatatatggaacaCATTATACAGCTtaggagatatatatatatatatatatatatagatacatctccctttgatttatttgtaatatgtgCACGTAGTGATGTGTGTGTGTCGCAGCGCGGGCTGGGCTTCATGCCGAAGCGCGGCGTGCAGGTGGGCGCCTGCGAGGTGTTCCGCTTCTACAAGCTGCACACGTCGCGCGGCCTGTGCGAGCCCATCTCCATGATCGTGCCGCGCAAGTCCGACTGCTTCCAGGTACGTGCTGGGTACAAAGTGTACTTTCGACAACATGTAGTACTTTCTCGCGTTTGTTGCTCTTACTCTTTTGAAAACAATGACACAAAACGCCAATTTAACAAAGAATTCAAATTAACtgcaacaaaaaacaaaactttttcgTTGCTGATTttagtaatgttttttattaaagacaTTCAATGTTGATggacagaaatatatatttatatattctgtgtatttcaaaaatactatatacataatatttttgctgaaataatttgtttgtaacaaaacttacatttttatagtatcgATATAATCTAGCAAAGATTTGTTTGCATTATAGCTTAATTACCGTACAATCAAATTATACTGAAATTCGGCCGGCTCAGTAGATATTAAACGCATATCGTGACATCTTTAGTTGCAAATGAAACAGTTAAAATTTATCTCGTAATTGTGTGATGCGGGATCACCATTTTTTGCAAAATTGCGTTATTCGGGATAGATTGCGACTCATGTAAATTTATCGACACGTAGCCGAACACAATCACACAGTGGGATATTTATTGAACATGAGTATTTTGTGGCAGGAGGACCTGTACCCGGACACGGCGGCGCCGCAGCCGGCGGTGAGCGCGCGCGACTGGCTGGGCGGAGTCAACGCGCCGCCGCTACTCATCAGCATGAAGACCGGTACGCACCTACTGCCGCCTCACTGTTTGTGTCATACTTTACTTTTGTTgtcatatttactggtggtagagctttgagcaaactcgtctgggtaggtaccacccactcatcagatattctaccgcaaaacagtagtacttgttatttttgtgttccgatttgaagggtgagtgagccagtgtattacaggtacaagggacataacattttagttcccaaggttagtggcgcattggtgatgtaagcgatggttaacatttcttacaatgccatacATAGcatatggtgaccacttaccatcaggtgacccatatgctcatccgccttcctattttataaaaaaaaatcaacttttcCGCTTcataaataacacaattatcAACTtactcttattataaaaaaaagattctcGTATAACAACTTTAAACACTGTTTCACTAAAGCGCTTCTCCCACCAACCACAATAAACCCAAGTTTAACAAACCCAGTAACCAAGTCAACAGTCAACTAACTAGCACTAACATAACATCAAAAAagcgttaaaaaaatcaataacaacaCCTAAAAACCTTGACCCATTAAGACACCGGGATAAGCACCCTTATacgctttttatataattttatttttggcaGATATATGTAACATAATGAGTTGTAATGCAATGCAGGTGTCACCATTTCGACACACAAGCCCCGTACGAACAAGGACGCGCCGGCGCTACAACCTCAGGACGCCAACAACAGGAAGAAGTTCGCGTTCCTCTCCCGCGAAACAACGCCCGACTACCGCCCGCTGGCCACCTGGCAGGAAAATCATGACAATGAAATACCACaggttgattttattttttaatatttataagtttctgAAAGTTAACTTAGTAttcgttgttttttatataggaTACATAAAGTCATTCGTAAATTCAGAATATGTGTAATGAAGTACCCAGTTACTGACTAACTTTCTTTGTAAAATGCACATTCCGAACCGtggtagttttatttttaatcgataatgataaattttaacAGATATGTTATGAAAAACTTATATGTACCTTGATGTATTTCAAGATATTAaagaatatgttattaataagtacatataatgttcttgaattaattttaaacatttataaaaaaattaacactaagAAATTTTTagttatctaaataatatagttatctaatattaatttaaacaggTGCAAGTAACTGAAAAATGTCAGAAGACAAACGCTAATCAGAACACGAAGTTCCATCAGCTACAACGAATGTTCGGCAAGCAGACGGGCGAGACCGAACCCGTGCCGCTCTACAAGCAGATCAACCAAGGAGATGTCTTCAACACTGAGAATGAGGTAGTGTacgactaataaaatataatattaccggTAGTACGGCGTGTCCAGCCCCATCTGAGTAGATGCCATTTACCATTTATTCAAACACTAACTCGGAAGAAGGAAGgaaagaattaatttttttttatattaaaactaagaGTGCTAGTGTCTGAAGAAGAAGACGACCATTTGCCATTTTCAAGTGGCCTTTATGCTCGTTTGTCAACCTTCATAAAATTAACATCAgtatttcgatttttatttttaaaaacgataaTCTAAAACTGTCTTATTGTTCAAATCAAAAGGTAATGTAACTtttgatttcaaataatttatacatatattcaataaagctaaaacttttaatacaaaatttacagTTACGTCTCGCTTTCAACCGACAAGGCGAAGAATTGAGAATTGTAAAGCGACAGCTGCAGAACAGTCAGCAGCGGGTACGAGAATTGGAGCAACACATCGCTTCCCTTCAATCGCGATTGCAACACGAAAACTAAGCTTAATATTGAACTGCCTACGACGCCTTTCAAATTGACcttgcatatatataaaattggatctttatattaagattattatgatcaatgtttttaattgaaatatgacataaatttgaatttcaagattcaaatgaaacaatattatatatattttaaattgtgtttttgaTTTATGGGCACaacttgatttatattatataagttaccTTATttctaaaaactatattttttttttgtttataaatttcataGTAAAATAACTGAATTCTACATTTATGCTTAAGCTATTGCAttgtgaaaattaatattaaagtcttAAAAGCTGTGTGCCCTTGTACAACGGAATGTGTCCTGTAGGAACCTTTGAAGACATCTGTACTATTATTTTGTAGTGCCAACCGGAAGTCGAAGCTTTAACTCGCTTGTCCAACAAGCCAtcgcttaatatatattttaagtttagttGGTTCTGTATTGGATTAAGATACCGAAACTTTTGGCTGTCTTATAAAAAGGCAATACAGCAATGATGCCTTTATAAATGTAGGGATATTTTCGATACTAGATGTATCCTCCACtattacgtttaaaatatgACTTATTCTACTATAAGGCTCGTACACAAGTTGATgaccaaaatattaatactttatgcTTCGTGTACTTGTGATAATTTGTGTAATACACATTAGGCATATATAACATGGGTTGTTTTTTCTATGTCAATGCAATCATTAATACacaacttaatataatctttattatttacttataaattacataacatgTATTTCCATATTCCAAAATTATTCGTATTTGTGTGTTAATCATCATTCATCAtagttatcattttaatatatgaaaacgcaacaacttttaacaaaattatctgAGACTTGCTAATAGGGCAGTGGGAACAAAATTATCATtccattattactatttttacatttgtatgttatatatttatatggcctaatgttttattataataaaaatataatcataaggCTATCGTTATTAAAAATTCGGACATGACAGTTGTGATgacattttattagtaaatttatgaatgtgtatgttttatttgatgTAATCGCTCACTTGCTTTAAGCAACTGTCTTGACACTGTGACTatgacttaaattatttgtatttacatttatatggaaaattaaaatattgtcgttATCTGTATAGTAAGTAACTTACTGATATAGTTATGAGATCTGAGATTTTGATAATTCTCCAAAGTTAAGAAAGACGCGTAGTAATTGCATTTTCTTGTTCgctatgattttataaaaaacaacaaaaagtataatattatattgtgaatgcaaaatttgatatattttatacttttgacttaataaaaattgaaatttatataattactccATACCAAATGAtcgtaaaaaaagtttttgttgataatgtAAAGTGCGCGTGAGCAAAGTTCGGCatctttttttagtttataaagcAAGCGagcagttaaaaaaaaaactcgtttaTACATTACTATATTTGTGCAATTAACGTAAGGGTTTTACGAatgacaagattttttttataatgtcaataATTCAATACTGCCTAGAGCACTATTTCAAAAAGCAcacaataaaagtttattcccagttttattattaagttgatttgttagtaattaatttagtccgatttacaattattgttacctgttaattttaaatgtttgttttatttttatgtgacaattttgtatgtgtttgattacaatgtaatattagatatattcgATTCTCTGAATTTCTTGTCTATAGATAAACAAAACAAGGAAATGtctaaaaataagattttgGTATAAAGTTTGTGTGTAATGTAGTCACTGGTTTATCAACTCTCATCTTATATTTCAAGcatttaaaatgtcataaattgtaggttttatttttgttagaatgaagctagattttttttttcgtaacaaagaaacatttTCTAAGCATTATATAACAAGTATTTGTATCTATTTGTAATTTGCATAAAAATGTACTGCCAAgaacagtttaaaaataaagtgtacAAAAATGTTACCTGAAATTTTTCTACATAtagaatgaaatgaaatggttttttaaaatgtaaattttagagTAGGTGCTACATCCTTGAACAGCTTTTTGCTTAACTGAAATATAAGATTGCTTAAAATGGATTTCAACATAATTGTAGTAAGCTAGCTTTTATAAGAAtcaatgtttttaacaaaatgtatggctactaattaaaaatgatatataaaagagtatattatcattaagttttcatcaacaataaaatatttgtattttgtgaCAGTAAGCTCTGTACTATGTAGTCTATTAAAATTGCTTAAAGGCAAATCGttcaagttaatttttttactaaattataattgcaaaatGAGGGAAGTATTTTCATACTGTTGTTTATTACATTCCACTTAAGCATCGATATTAGGTAAGTGAAATGAAtcaaaaagtattatttcatataagctaaattagttatttagttttgtgGCTAAgtctatgttaatatttattgtgtatttttatattatgcttGTGTAgcacaaattttcaataaatgtttGAACATTTATCTGTTGTCTTTGATGCCCCccaaagatatataaaatatactgagATTGTCCTCCTAATTCAACAAAAGTgacaaattgtaaaataaataagttaagcattttctgtaataaaatacaattagtatttgtcagtaattttagaaatattttaattaacgctCGCGAAAAAAATACAGCGTACGATAAGAATATTTTACGCAGTACCTATGAAAATCGATAGCTTGCTTGTAAtgggtttaatatttattccgtAGACACAATATTTATGAACAATCTTCACGTTCACGACTTAATACTCACGTACaagtgttttttgtttttcaataattgTAAAGTTTAGAAGTGGGGCCAGAGATTGAGAAAAAGAAACATTGTTAAAGAAGTTTAACATAGAAGTGTTCCAGGTCAGACTTGCAGGCCTAGAGCACCAGATAGACTTATTCATGCCCTTACCTGATGTTCCATCTTGATGTACTTAAATGGAGGGACAAAAGAAATGTTTGTCCATTGTCGACTTGCCATGGTACAGAAATGTCTTCTACATCTAGACCTGTTCCAAAACTCAAGCCCAACATGATCCTCAGTTAtataacaatagaaaaaattTGGCTGATCAAATGATAAGCTACAACTCTAGATAAATCATGACACGGTATAAACATGTTGCAACAGACTTACTATCAATAGCTGTACTGAACTCTACGATTATATATAATGAGATGCATCCCGGCAGGAGAGAAAAATGAGCATTTTGCCCGAATTTCCACATCGATCAAGTAAAATACGCTCTTTCAGGAAAGAACACCACAATCACTTGCAGAGTTATCAAGGTCATTAGGATTAGGAGGACTATAATCAGGAAGACTGCCTTCTTCAACTTCAAGTACGCCGCTGAGAAACGCAATGTGCGTTGGCGCTTGGTCTTTGGGCAAGAAAGGATTTCGTTCCATCCAAAGACGATGCGTGTAATGCTACCAAAActgtattgtttgtttttctaaAATTCCAGTTCaccaataaaactttatttattttattctaaattgttttatttcgtattatagtaataattaaaaaaattgacatggTTTGGACTTTTTCTGTTTATTAGATCTTGGCCACAAATCCACAAAGAAAACACTAACTATTTTAACAAGGCCGTGGTAAGAGGGCCCGAACTCGGTGGAACCGCAGCTCCTTTACCACATCGGTACACCGGACTGTTAACGGGTTAAAAACAGACTAATTATAACAGTGCTCATTTGGGACGAGTAgccattacatttattatattgtagtcTCATGGAGACGTTTGCGTAAATATTTTCAGTACTTTAATTAACACTGAAGCTTGTAATGATTATAAActcaataattcaaaatattataaactcgGGTATAGAAGTAACTAgagttaataaaattgttccgtctttaaatatttttattaaaaaaaaatgtaaatattatgtgatgtaatttataaaatggaatGTCATATTACATTGAGATTCTAATATAAAAAGTCATAATTGCATGAGGTAGAATAATCCTaacacacaatttaaaaaataaaaactcttaCATACTAAACTTTCATAATACAAATGGATATACTTAAAACTATTAACGAAAATATTGCAGAATTTCGAATGCCAGAAGTGCCATTACATCCGTCTGTATTGCACGTATGTATGCATGTCCTGTATTCTAGTTTATCCCCAGGCTGTTGAACGTAATTGCAATAGTTTCCTAGATCTAAAGAAGAACAATATCTCTTTGTACTAATCCCACCTAAAAataaacagataatataaataaacataaccaCACACTGTTGAGCTGCTTGTTTTACACATGCATGTTGTTAGTTGGTATATTCTACAGCCACtaaattttattgaacattGTAGAAATCATTcctaatcaaatataaaaataagcatactaaatttataatttttaacttccattataaatataaattctcaTTATATGTGTTTTAGCATGTAAAAATcccaataaaatatagtttagttATAAATACTAGTCCAAGAATGACACTGCATAACAGTAAATCCCAATTAACTATGTATCTTTTGAAATACATTGGTGGGTACTAATGTAAGTCAATCTTTTGTTTcatataaggaaaaaaataagaGATTAGACCTAtttgtagaaaaatataattactctttttattattttagaagcagactaagtaaaacaataatagaaCTTGTTTAACTCATCTCTCTTGTTCAATCATATCGCAAGACAAAATCTTGCTTTTGCTTTTTATATAGGCTACCtcatcttttaaaaaataagattttttgcaattgcaatatttttttagcaatgGCACTTTTGTGTTGGTATCTTTCTTGGACTACACAAATTTTGCATGCATGTTCTAATACACCATTTACTTACCAAGTTTTAAAACAGGAAAGAGTATTGTTAGTGATCATCTGTACCCTGTGCTGTGAATCTCAAAAAGCTGTATGTGCACCAAATTACTGCAGTATTTACatgcatacatatttttaattaaaaaaaaagtattaactatccaaatatgtttttttgctACTCCAGGGTAATATAAAAGCCTTAGAATTACTTATGATAGGCTTATAATGCAAGTCAGACAGACTTATATAGTACTCATAATTTGTTTTACtgctaaatttgtataaatgatTATAAGCCAGTGATTAGAG
Encoded here:
- the LOC126768915 gene encoding coronin-2B-like isoform X1; the protein is MPPVKDDLIREINCVDINLSEKSPAKGTTLVDVRACNKPAAKVWFRGVRSSKFRHVYGVPFKRERCYDNIKITRNAHDSNFCAVNPKFVAIVTEVAGGGAFLVLPLDHTGRLDFNASRVTGHKGPVLDIKWNPFNDNIIASCSDDCTVKLWHIPDGGLSMHLTDWLVELHGHKRRVAYIEWHPTAENILLSAGFDYLIFVWDVGKGEAVKVIDCHSDVIYCMSFNRDGSLLATTCKDKKLRVIEPRRGIVLSEGTCHSGTKASKCTFVRQGRVLTTGFSRHSDRQYALWDPHSLAAPLLQETIDSSSGVVFPYYDHDTNMVYLAGKGDGNIRYYEVVDEPPYIHFLNQFLSGNPQRGLGFMPKRGVQVGACEVFRFYKLHTSRGLCEPISMIVPRKSDCFQEDLYPDTAAPQPAVSARDWLGGVNAPPLLISMKTGVTISTHKPRTNKDAPALQPQDANNRKKFAFLSRETTPDYRPLATWQENHDNEIPQVQVTEKCQKTNANQNTKFHQLQRMFGKQTGETEPVPLYKQINQGDVFNTENELRLAFNRQGEELRIVKRQLQNSQQRVRELEQHIASLQSRLQHEN
- the LOC126768915 gene encoding coronin-2B-like isoform X2, whose translation is MTNSQVWFRGVRSSKFRHVYGVPFKRERCYDNIKITRNAHDSNFCAVNPKFVAIVTEVAGGGAFLVLPLDHTGRLDFNASRVTGHKGPVLDIKWNPFNDNIIASCSDDCTVKLWHIPDGGLSMHLTDWLVELHGHKRRVAYIEWHPTAENILLSAGFDYLIFVWDVGKGEAVKVIDCHSDVIYCMSFNRDGSLLATTCKDKKLRVIEPRRGIVLSEGTCHSGTKASKCTFVRQGRVLTTGFSRHSDRQYALWDPHSLAAPLLQETIDSSSGVVFPYYDHDTNMVYLAGKGDGNIRYYEVVDEPPYIHFLNQFLSGNPQRGLGFMPKRGVQVGACEVFRFYKLHTSRGLCEPISMIVPRKSDCFQEDLYPDTAAPQPAVSARDWLGGVNAPPLLISMKTGVTISTHKPRTNKDAPALQPQDANNRKKFAFLSRETTPDYRPLATWQENHDNEIPQVQVTEKCQKTNANQNTKFHQLQRMFGKQTGETEPVPLYKQINQGDVFNTENELRLAFNRQGEELRIVKRQLQNSQQRVRELEQHIASLQSRLQHEN